Proteins from a single region of Belliella baltica DSM 15883:
- a CDS encoding sulfate adenylyltransferase subunit 1: protein MAENRKLIKIATAGSVDDGKSTLIGRLLYDTGSLTSDKLEAIERNSKQRGYDYLDFSLATDGLVAEREQGITIDVAHIYFNTDKTNFIVADTPGHVEYTRNMVTGASTSQVTIILIDARKGVIEQTYRHFFISNLLRLSHVVVAVNKMDLVDYDEEVYLKIKSDFEELVAKSNFSTDQITFIPISALKGENIAKKSDLMNWYIGNTLLDHLEVLEPADLQESSAARFPVQFVIRPKTEAYHDFRGFAGKVYGGNLKKGDSITVLPSMTTSKIKSIHFFEKEVEEAAIGSSITITLEDEVNVSRGDTIVKNSDLPKSEKSISATICQVNAKPLKVGDKYTLQHGVNRVLAKVESIQGRIHTDFSGEEATDQLKLNDIGQVTFKLSKAIHFDSYKQNKSTGSFILIDEGSFDTVSVGFIN from the coding sequence ATGGCTGAAAATAGAAAATTAATAAAAATAGCTACTGCCGGTTCGGTGGATGATGGGAAGAGTACTTTGATTGGAAGATTATTGTATGATACAGGTTCACTAACTTCTGATAAATTGGAAGCAATCGAAAGAAATAGCAAACAACGTGGATATGATTACTTGGATTTTTCTTTGGCGACAGATGGATTGGTAGCCGAGCGGGAACAAGGAATTACCATCGATGTAGCGCATATTTATTTCAATACCGACAAGACCAATTTCATCGTAGCTGATACACCAGGTCATGTGGAATACACAAGAAATATGGTTACAGGGGCTTCGACTTCTCAAGTTACCATTATCTTAATTGATGCTAGAAAAGGTGTGATAGAGCAGACTTATCGCCATTTTTTTATCAGCAATTTGCTAAGATTGAGTCATGTGGTTGTTGCGGTCAACAAGATGGATTTGGTTGACTATGATGAAGAGGTGTATTTGAAAATCAAATCTGATTTTGAGGAATTGGTTGCGAAAAGTAACTTCTCTACAGACCAAATCACCTTTATTCCAATTTCTGCTTTGAAAGGCGAGAATATTGCCAAAAAATCTGACTTGATGAATTGGTATATCGGAAATACACTTTTAGATCACCTAGAAGTTTTGGAACCGGCAGATTTACAAGAAAGTAGTGCTGCAAGATTCCCTGTTCAATTTGTCATCAGACCAAAAACAGAAGCTTACCACGACTTCAGGGGTTTTGCAGGGAAAGTTTACGGTGGAAATCTGAAAAAAGGAGATAGCATCACGGTTTTGCCTTCAATGACAACCTCCAAAATCAAATCCATTCACTTTTTTGAAAAAGAAGTAGAAGAGGCAGCAATAGGTTCATCAATCACGATTACTTTGGAAGATGAGGTGAATGTGAGTAGAGGTGATACCATCGTGAAAAATTCCGATTTGCCAAAATCAGAAAAATCAATCTCTGCAACCATCTGTCAAGTCAATGCCAAACCATTGAAGGTTGGAGATAAATATACGCTTCAACATGGAGTCAACAGAGTCCTAGCGAAAGTTGAGAGCATTCAGGGAAGAATACATACGGATTTTTCTGGAGAAGAGGCAACCGATCAGTTAAAACTCAATGATATCGGACAGGTGACATTCAAATTGAGCAAAGCGATTCACTTTGATTCTTATAAACAAAATAAATCAACAGGCAGCTTTATTTTGATAGATGAAGGTTCATTTGATACAGTCAGTGTTGGGTTTATAAATTGA
- the cysD gene encoding sulfate adenylyltransferase subunit CysD has translation MSNLFIPNPKEAESIHILREVAAQFEKPVLLFSGGKDSITLVRLAQKAFYPARIPFPLLHIDTGHNFPETIAFRDQLVEELGLELLVRNVQDSIDQGKVTEERGRYASRNTLQTTTLLDAIEEFKFDACIGGARRDEEKARAKERVFSVRDDFGQWDEKNQRPELFDMLNGKIQQGQNVRVFPISNWTELDVWEYIKNENMKIPSIYFAHKREVFFRDGMVWTANQHVYRDNSEKVVERMVRFRTVGDMTCTAAVLSDADTLEAVVDEIRLSTISERGARIDDKRSEASMEKRKKVGYF, from the coding sequence ATGTCAAACCTATTCATACCAAATCCAAAAGAAGCAGAATCTATTCATATTTTGAGAGAAGTTGCAGCTCAATTTGAGAAGCCTGTATTACTTTTTTCTGGTGGGAAAGACTCCATTACTTTGGTAAGATTGGCACAGAAAGCATTTTACCCGGCGAGAATTCCTTTTCCGCTTTTACATATTGACACCGGTCACAATTTTCCAGAGACCATAGCATTCCGAGATCAGCTAGTCGAAGAACTTGGCTTGGAATTGCTTGTCAGAAATGTACAAGATTCAATCGATCAAGGAAAAGTTACCGAGGAGCGAGGAAGGTATGCGAGCCGAAATACGCTTCAGACGACCACTTTACTGGATGCGATAGAAGAATTTAAGTTTGATGCTTGTATCGGGGGAGCTCGAAGGGATGAGGAAAAGGCAAGGGCAAAGGAACGTGTGTTTTCAGTAAGGGACGATTTTGGTCAGTGGGATGAAAAAAACCAAAGACCAGAACTTTTTGATATGCTTAATGGGAAAATCCAGCAAGGTCAAAATGTAAGAGTTTTCCCCATCTCAAACTGGACAGAATTGGATGTTTGGGAATATATCAAAAATGAAAACATGAAAATTCCCTCTATCTATTTCGCTCACAAAAGGGAAGTGTTCTTTAGAGATGGGATGGTATGGACAGCAAATCAGCATGTTTACAGAGATAATTCTGAGAAAGTAGTAGAAAGAATGGTGCGATTTAGAACAGTTGGTGACATGACTTGTACAGCTGCTGTACTTTCAGATGCGGATACCTTGGAAGCAGTTGTTGATGAAATTCGACTTTCAACCATCTCAGAACGAGGAGCAAGAATCGACGACAAACGCTCCGAAGCATCGATGGAAAAGCGGAAGAAAGTAGGGTATTTTTAG
- a CDS encoding phosphoadenylyl-sulfate reductase, with protein sequence MNIQKSLPELRLKIDELGPVNGLQFLADLFREKVVFSTSLGQEDQVITQMIADNYIPIHIFSLDTGRLFPETLDLIARTESKYKKRIEVLYPEQSSAESLVREIGINGFYDSVENRKSCCYVRKVEPLKRALAGKSIWVTGLRAEQSPNRSDMQKLEWDEANQIIKYNPLLDWSYDEMIAYINQENIPYNPLHDKGFISIGCAPCTRAISEGEEARAGRWWWEESKKECGLHAK encoded by the coding sequence ATGAACATACAAAAGAGTTTGCCTGAGTTAAGGCTTAAGATAGATGAGTTGGGTCCTGTAAACGGCTTACAATTCCTAGCTGATCTTTTTCGAGAAAAGGTTGTTTTTTCTACTTCTCTGGGTCAAGAAGATCAAGTGATTACTCAAATGATTGCAGACAATTATATCCCCATACATATTTTTTCTTTGGATACAGGGAGGTTATTTCCTGAAACTTTAGACTTGATCGCCCGCACAGAAAGTAAATATAAAAAAAGAATTGAAGTGCTTTATCCAGAGCAATCTTCGGCGGAGTCTTTGGTCAGAGAAATAGGAATTAATGGTTTTTATGATTCAGTAGAAAACCGGAAATCTTGCTGCTATGTCCGAAAAGTTGAACCACTTAAGAGAGCTTTGGCAGGAAAAAGCATATGGGTAACTGGGTTAAGAGCGGAGCAAAGTCCAAATAGAAGTGATATGCAAAAGTTGGAATGGGATGAAGCCAATCAAATTATCAAATACAATCCATTGCTTGATTGGTCTTATGATGAAATGATCGCTTACATCAATCAAGAAAACATACCCTACAATCCCCTGCATGACAAAGGATTTATCAGCATAGGCTGTGCTCCCTGCACGCGAGCAATCTCAGAAGGCGAAGAAGCCAGAGCAGGAAGATGGTGGTGGGAAGAATCGAAGAAAGAGTGTGGATTGCATGCTAAATAG
- a CDS encoding DUF2061 domain-containing protein codes for MILDQPIKKWFVDNTGKDSNIKSFLKSISWRIVGTFDTIVISYFITGQLKMALSIGSIEVISKIVLYYFHERVWEKFTKEKKDEHTKEFA; via the coding sequence ATGATTCTGGATCAACCGATCAAAAAATGGTTTGTGGACAACACAGGAAAGGATAGCAATATCAAGAGTTTCCTGAAATCTATTTCCTGGAGGATTGTCGGAACATTCGACACCATTGTCATATCATATTTCATTACTGGCCAATTGAAAATGGCTCTATCGATAGGTTCAATTGAGGTAATCAGCAAGATTGTCCTCTACTATTTTCATGAAAGAGTTTGGGAAAAATTCACAAAAGAGAAAAAAGATGAACATACAAAAGAGTTTGCCTGA
- a CDS encoding RrF2 family transcriptional regulator has protein sequence MLSKKTKYAFHALTYLGKNRDQKTVLIQDIAAAYGISHKFLENILLELKKAGILGSKKGKGGGYYLIKEPKDVALSKVIRLLDGPIALLPCVSLNYYEPCAECQSEAECGLNKVMIQVRDEMLNVLENKSLADILDKE, from the coding sequence ATGCTATCCAAAAAAACTAAATATGCTTTTCATGCCCTGACTTACTTGGGTAAAAATAGAGATCAAAAGACCGTCTTGATTCAAGATATCGCCGCTGCTTATGGTATCTCCCACAAATTTTTAGAAAACATCCTCTTAGAGTTAAAGAAAGCAGGGATTCTTGGCTCAAAAAAAGGAAAAGGTGGAGGTTATTATTTGATCAAAGAACCTAAAGATGTGGCTTTATCAAAAGTGATTAGACTATTGGATGGTCCGATAGCCTTGTTGCCCTGTGTGAGTTTAAACTATTACGAACCCTGTGCAGAGTGTCAAAGTGAAGCTGAATGTGGACTCAATAAGGTCATGATTCAAGTAAGAGACGAAATGCTTAATGTATTGGAAAACAAATCATTAGCAGACATTTTAGATAAAGAGTAA
- a CDS encoding DUF885 family protein, producing MKNLILLFFSFLIIQTSFATELYHAISSYQADASALSRKYNNPNSEEYFQRFDKLYSDWLSALQAMPYERYSLDGKLDYQIFKNYLEKQQYFHQSAYEEFKTVKNVVDFGKPLEDFYQKRRAAIKPNAQELAATFDQVVRLAKNKWEQIKKAKPYTSWQQAELAAAVVESLRRNTDEAYRFYFDYDPEFTWWMKKPMESLNQTLKAYSSFLQSHFENTVVKDDGSGIIGKPIGKINIEKELQYNMIPYTAEELIKEGEKQYAWCEAEMIKASEELGFGKDWRKALEHVKNQYVPAGVWPGMVVEMADEAIDFVEERDLLTIPDMAKETWRTTMMSAERQKVSPFFLGGESILISYPTSEMSHEDKMMSMRGNNPHFSRAVVHHELIPGHHLQQFMNQRHFPHRRMFNTPFWVEGWTLYWEFNLWDKDFPRNVEDKVGMLFWRMHRAARIVFSLKYHLGEWTPQQCIDFLVDKVGHERANAEAEVRRSFEGSYGPLYQLAYMIGGTQVYQLRQEMVEGGKMTEKEFHDYFITQNYMPIELLRARMKEDLPRDFRSSWKFLK from the coding sequence ATGAAAAACCTAATTCTACTCTTCTTCAGTTTTTTGATTATCCAAACTTCCTTTGCGACCGAGTTGTATCATGCCATCAGCAGCTATCAAGCAGATGCGAGTGCGCTGAGTAGAAAATATAACAACCCCAATTCAGAGGAATATTTTCAAAGATTTGATAAGCTATATTCTGATTGGTTGAGTGCATTGCAGGCGATGCCATATGAGAGGTACTCTCTTGATGGGAAATTGGATTACCAGATTTTCAAGAATTACTTGGAGAAGCAACAGTACTTTCACCAATCAGCTTATGAGGAATTCAAAACTGTTAAAAATGTTGTGGATTTTGGAAAGCCTTTAGAGGATTTTTATCAAAAAAGAAGAGCAGCTATCAAGCCTAATGCACAAGAGCTAGCGGCTACTTTTGATCAAGTAGTAAGGCTTGCCAAAAACAAATGGGAGCAGATAAAGAAGGCTAAGCCATACACATCTTGGCAACAAGCAGAACTTGCTGCAGCTGTGGTGGAATCGCTGAGGAGAAATACAGATGAGGCTTATAGATTTTATTTTGACTATGATCCGGAGTTTACTTGGTGGATGAAAAAGCCTATGGAAAGTCTGAATCAGACTTTGAAAGCCTATTCTAGTTTTCTTCAAAGTCACTTTGAAAATACTGTGGTCAAGGATGATGGATCAGGAATTATAGGAAAGCCAATTGGCAAGATCAATATTGAAAAAGAATTGCAGTACAATATGATCCCCTACACGGCTGAGGAGTTGATCAAAGAGGGCGAAAAACAATATGCTTGGTGTGAAGCTGAGATGATCAAAGCCTCAGAGGAATTGGGTTTTGGTAAAGATTGGAGAAAAGCTTTGGAGCATGTCAAAAACCAATATGTTCCAGCTGGAGTATGGCCGGGGATGGTGGTCGAAATGGCTGATGAAGCCATCGATTTTGTGGAGGAGCGCGATTTACTCACAATTCCTGACATGGCAAAAGAAACTTGGAGGACAACGATGATGTCAGCCGAGAGGCAAAAAGTAAGTCCATTCTTTTTGGGAGGAGAGTCGATTTTGATTTCTTACCCTACTTCTGAAATGTCTCATGAAGATAAGATGATGAGTATGCGTGGCAATAATCCACACTTCTCTAGAGCTGTGGTGCATCATGAATTGATCCCTGGCCATCATTTGCAGCAGTTTATGAATCAGCGTCATTTTCCTCACAGAAGGATGTTCAACACGCCGTTTTGGGTAGAAGGTTGGACTTTGTATTGGGAGTTCAATCTTTGGGACAAGGATTTTCCTAGAAATGTAGAAGATAAAGTAGGAATGCTTTTTTGGAGAATGCATCGGGCAGCAAGAATTGTTTTTTCACTGAAATATCACTTAGGAGAATGGACACCACAGCAGTGTATAGACTTTTTGGTAGATAAAGTTGGACACGAAAGAGCCAATGCAGAAGCAGAAGTTCGCAGATCCTTTGAAGGAAGCTACGGACCGCTTTATCAATTGGCATACATGATTGGTGGTACTCAAGTCTATCAATTGAGACAAGAAATGGTCGAAGGGGGAAAGATGACCGAAAAGGAATTTCACGACTATTTCATTACACAAAATTACATGCCGATTGAACTCCTCAGGGCAAGGATGAAAGAGGATTTGCCGAGAGATTTTAGGAGTTCTTGGAAGTTTTTGAAGTAA
- a CDS encoding Rossmann-like and DUF2520 domain-containing protein, protein MKFKIAILGTGNVANHLVPALENAGHTITEIYARDINDAEKLTEKVYVADAKSDLDFSDSKAEIFILAVSDAAISDLADEIILPEESILVHTSGTVPLSMLGYSSASYTGIFYPLQTFSKGREVDFVDVPFLIESEDQETLQKLKKLAKSLSPSVFVVKSKDRLALHVAAVFASNFTNHMIRLSEEIMGRQGLDFEMLKPLIIESVSKSLELGAKRAQTGPAIRGDYGTLDHHFQFLNYNEQVAEIYRLISQDIIDVN, encoded by the coding sequence ATGAAGTTCAAAATAGCTATTTTGGGTACTGGAAATGTCGCCAACCACTTGGTACCTGCTTTAGAAAATGCTGGTCACACTATTACCGAGATCTATGCGCGAGACATCAATGATGCAGAAAAACTAACAGAAAAAGTTTATGTAGCCGATGCCAAAAGTGACTTGGATTTTTCTGATAGTAAAGCGGAGATTTTTATTTTGGCTGTAAGTGATGCCGCCATCTCAGATCTTGCCGATGAAATCATCCTTCCTGAAGAGAGTATACTTGTTCATACTTCAGGTACCGTTCCCTTAAGCATGTTAGGTTATAGTTCAGCTTCATATACAGGGATCTTTTATCCTTTGCAAACCTTTTCTAAAGGGAGAGAAGTCGATTTTGTAGATGTGCCTTTTTTGATAGAATCTGAGGATCAGGAAACTTTACAGAAATTAAAAAAACTAGCAAAAAGCCTTTCCCCAAGTGTTTTTGTAGTAAAATCAAAGGACAGATTAGCCTTACATGTTGCTGCTGTTTTCGCCAGTAATTTCACCAATCACATGATTCGTTTATCAGAAGAAATCATGGGAAGACAAGGTTTAGATTTTGAAATGCTTAAGCCTCTGATTATCGAATCAGTAAGCAAGAGCTTAGAGTTAGGTGCAAAAAGAGCCCAAACAGGTCCAGCCATTAGAGGCGATTATGGGACTTTAGACCACCATTTTCAATTTCTGAATTACAACGAGCAAGTAGCTGAAATATACCGTCTAATCTCTCAAGACATCATTGATGTGAATTAA
- a CDS encoding pirin family protein, translated as MKTRKAIHAADYHPIADLITYNPLPSHKLRQIDPFIFLNHHGHQTYPKNNNGLPFGPHPHRGMETVTFILEGDIMHKDSGGHESVIEAGGIQWMTAGSGLIHAEVSSEKFKKEGGDLEILQLWVNLPAKHKMTKPKYIGLQKNEINHFKLDEDKVNVQLISGEWEGQKGSFETISPIMLSTIHLKAGGKFTKSIPQEENVFFYIVKGSVELQGEKIPFRNLVEFNNDGESVSVKASEDAIIILGHAKPFNEPIVAQGPFVMNTQQEIMQAYQDYQAGKFGSWDHE; from the coding sequence ATGAAAACAAGAAAAGCAATACATGCGGCAGATTATCATCCGATTGCAGATTTGATAACATATAACCCGTTGCCATCTCACAAACTCAGACAGATTGATCCATTTATTTTTCTCAATCATCATGGACATCAGACTTATCCAAAAAACAACAATGGCTTGCCCTTTGGGCCCCATCCACATAGAGGAATGGAGACGGTGACTTTTATCTTGGAAGGAGATATTATGCACAAGGATTCAGGAGGTCACGAGTCAGTAATAGAAGCAGGAGGGATTCAATGGATGACAGCTGGTAGCGGTTTGATCCATGCTGAAGTCAGCTCTGAGAAGTTCAAAAAAGAAGGTGGTGACTTAGAAATACTACAACTTTGGGTAAATCTGCCTGCCAAACATAAGATGACAAAACCCAAATATATCGGCTTACAAAAAAATGAAATCAATCACTTCAAACTGGATGAAGATAAAGTGAATGTACAATTAATTTCAGGTGAATGGGAAGGTCAAAAAGGTTCCTTTGAAACGATTTCACCTATTATGTTGAGTACAATTCATCTAAAAGCAGGAGGGAAATTCACCAAGTCAATTCCTCAAGAAGAAAATGTATTCTTCTACATCGTCAAAGGTTCTGTCGAGCTCCAAGGAGAAAAGATTCCATTCAGAAATCTTGTTGAATTCAATAATGATGGAGAAAGTGTATCTGTTAAGGCTTCAGAAGATGCCATCATTATCTTGGGACATGCCAAGCCGTTCAACGAACCCATAGTTGCTCAGGGACCATTCGTCATGAATACCCAACAAGAAATCATGCAAGCTTATCAAGATTATCAGGCAGGTAAATTTGGTTCTTGGGATCATGAGTAA
- a CDS encoding acyl-ACP desaturase: MNKSENINYELEKNMEVISQLDGFVGHAVDNVLVDPDDCWQPTDFLPDMGKLDAFDQVKLLQERAAGIPDTVITSLIGNMITEEALPSYQTYFNLLEGINEEGNLLSPSGWVRWSKAWTAEENRHGDLLNKYLYLSGRADMKKVEQTIHRLIYNGFDPKSEKDPYQAIIYTSFQERATKVSHVNTGKLADKAGDDVLSRICKTIAGDEARHEKAYKSFMSEIFKIDPNGAILAFEKMMRKQIVMPAVLMGKGSPNPSLFDQFSAITQKIGVYTGWDYARIIDHLVKLWDIEKLTGLNDVASKAQDYLANLGERYMKVADRMKAPDEVQLAWLK; the protein is encoded by the coding sequence ATGAACAAGTCAGAGAATATCAATTACGAATTAGAAAAAAACATGGAAGTCATCAGTCAGCTTGATGGCTTCGTCGGTCACGCTGTGGATAACGTTCTTGTAGATCCAGACGATTGTTGGCAACCTACTGATTTTCTTCCTGACATGGGGAAATTAGATGCTTTTGATCAAGTAAAATTACTTCAAGAAAGAGCAGCTGGAATTCCTGACACTGTAATTACATCCTTGATTGGAAATATGATTACTGAGGAGGCACTTCCAAGTTATCAAACTTATTTCAATCTTTTGGAAGGCATCAATGAGGAAGGGAACTTGCTAAGCCCTTCAGGATGGGTAAGGTGGTCCAAGGCATGGACAGCTGAAGAAAATAGACATGGCGATCTTTTGAATAAATATCTTTACCTCTCGGGTAGAGCTGATATGAAAAAGGTAGAGCAAACCATACATAGATTGATTTACAATGGTTTTGATCCAAAATCTGAAAAAGATCCTTATCAAGCCATTATATATACTTCTTTCCAAGAAAGAGCTACAAAGGTATCTCACGTAAACACGGGGAAACTTGCTGACAAAGCTGGTGATGATGTGTTGTCAAGGATTTGTAAGACTATTGCAGGAGATGAAGCGAGGCACGAAAAGGCATATAAAAGCTTTATGTCTGAGATCTTCAAAATCGATCCTAATGGAGCAATTTTAGCATTTGAGAAAATGATGCGTAAGCAGATTGTCATGCCAGCAGTATTGATGGGAAAAGGAAGCCCAAACCCATCCTTGTTTGATCAATTCTCAGCAATTACTCAGAAAATTGGTGTTTATACCGGTTGGGATTATGCAAGAATCATAGATCACCTGGTGAAACTATGGGACATCGAAAAATTAACAGGCTTGAATGATGTCGCTTCAAAAGCTCAAGATTATCTTGCCAATTTAGGTGAAAGATATATGAAAGTTGCTGATAGGATGAAAGCCCCTGACGAGGTACAACTCGCATGGTTAAAGTAA
- a CDS encoding YncE family protein has product MKTIQKLSLALMLPFIIWSCGPGTTTETSETTEEIVEESVEPSLTMLWETSEELITNESVLVDENSGKIYVANIEGNPTEKDGKGSISIINKAGEIIENVWISGIDAPKGMGISNGKLYVTNIDELVEIDLETAQISNRIAVEGAQFLNDVDTDGGKVYFSDMNTGKIHLFENGNLSLFAEGQEGINGLRIGNDGTVYGLDAAGLKKYNSEGSFEIINSVVTGGDGLIILDENTFLASRWQGEIYIIQNGQETKLLDTTAAESNTADIGYMAEENIVFVPTFFKNKVAAYKLNY; this is encoded by the coding sequence ATGAAAACTATTCAAAAACTAAGTTTAGCACTTATGCTTCCATTTATTATATGGAGCTGTGGCCCAGGGACAACTACGGAAACTTCAGAAACTACTGAGGAGATTGTCGAAGAAAGTGTAGAACCTTCATTGACAATGTTATGGGAAACTTCAGAAGAATTGATTACAAACGAATCTGTCTTGGTAGATGAAAATTCAGGGAAGATTTATGTAGCAAATATTGAAGGAAACCCAACTGAAAAAGATGGAAAGGGCTCTATTTCTATTATCAACAAAGCAGGTGAAATTATTGAAAATGTGTGGATATCTGGCATTGATGCACCAAAAGGAATGGGGATTAGTAACGGCAAGTTGTACGTAACCAATATTGACGAGTTGGTAGAGATTGATCTAGAAACAGCACAAATTAGCAATAGGATTGCTGTAGAAGGTGCACAATTTCTTAATGACGTAGATACAGATGGAGGGAAAGTTTATTTTTCTGATATGAATACTGGAAAGATCCATCTTTTTGAAAATGGAAATCTAAGTTTGTTTGCAGAAGGACAAGAAGGTATCAATGGATTGAGAATTGGGAATGACGGCACGGTATATGGTCTAGATGCTGCAGGATTGAAAAAGTACAATTCAGAGGGTAGCTTTGAGATCATCAATTCAGTTGTTACAGGCGGAGATGGCTTGATTATCTTAGACGAAAATACATTCCTAGCAAGCAGATGGCAGGGAGAGATTTATATTATCCAAAATGGTCAAGAGACAAAACTTTTAGATACTACAGCCGCTGAGTCTAATACTGCTGATATTGGATATATGGCTGAGGAGAATATAGTTTTCGTTCCTACCTTCTTCAAGAATAAGGTTGCAGCATATAAATTAAATTATTAA